The genomic stretch GGAAATCTGGGAAACGCTTACGATTCCCTCGGCAAATATGACAAAGCGATCGAGTTCCATCTCCAAAGCTTAGCGATCACACGGGAAATCAAAGACCTTAGTGGTGAGGGAAGGGCGCTGGCAAATCTGGGAAATGCTTACAATCTCCTCAGTAAATATGACAAAGCAATTGAGTTCTACTTGCAAAGCTTAGCGATCGCACGGGAACTCAAAGATCGTCTTGGTGAGGGCGCATCGCTGGGAAATCTGGGAATCGCTTACTCTTCCCTTGGCAAATATGACAAGGCGATTGAGTACCATCTGCAAAGCTTAGCGATCGCGCGGGAACTCAAAGATCGTCTTGGTGAGGGCGCATCGCTGGGAAATCTGGGAATCGCTTACTCTTCCCTTGGCAAATATGACAAGGCGATCGAATATAAACTACAAAGATTAGAGATCTCACGGGAAATCAAAGACCGTCAAGGTGAGGGAGGGGCGCTGGTAAATCTGGCAAATGATTACGATTCCCTTGGCAAATATGACAAAGCGATTGAGTCTTATCTACAAGCTTTAGCAATCTTACGGGAAATCAAATACCGTCAAGGTGAGGGAGCAGCACTAAAAGGACTAGGAAACACTTACCAAAATCTCGGCAAGTCTGACAAAGCGATCAAGTTCCATCTACAAAGTTTAGCAATTGATCGGGAAATCAAAAACCGTCGAGGTGAGGGAAGTTCACTCGGAAATTTGGGAAATGCTTACTATTCCCTTAGCAAATATGACAAAGCAATCGAGTATCACTTACAACACCTAGCGATCGCGCGGGAAATCAAAGACCGTCGCGGTGAGGAAACAGCGCTGGGCAATCTGGGACTCGCATACCAGTTCCTCGGCAAATATGACAAAGCGATAGACTCACAACTGCAAAGCTTAGAAATCGCGCGAGAAATCAAAGACCGTCGCGGTGAGGGAAGATCGCTGAGTAATCTGGGAATCGCTTACAGTTCTCTTGGCAAATATGATAAAGCAATCGAGTTTTATCTGCAAAGCTTAGAAATAAAGCGGGAAATTAAAGACCGTCAAGGCGAGGGAATATCACTGGGTAATCTGGGAATCGCATACCAGTTCCTCGGCAAATATGACAAAGCGATTGAGTATTTGGATCAAGTATTAACGATCACACGGGAAATCAAAGACCGTCTCGCTGAGGGAGCATCACTTGGCAATTTGGGAAATGCTTACTATTCCCTCGGCAAATATGATAAAGCGATCGAGTACCAACTGCAAAGCTTAGAAATCACAAGGGAAATTAAAGACCGTAACGGTGAAGGAAAGGCACTAAATAATTTAGCTGAGGTTTACGAAAAACTAAATCGAGATCGAGAAGCGATGATTTCTTTTAGGCAAGCCTTGTCTATCGCTAGAGAGATTAGCGACAGAAGTAGCGAAGGCTTATCTCTTGGAAATCTAGGGGATATATCATCCAAAGTAAAACAACCCGAACTCGCAATCCTCTTTTACAAACAATCGATCAACGTCCGCGAAGCGATCCGCAAAGACATTAGAAAACTCGATAAAGACATCCAACAATCTTACTTAGCCACAGTCGAAAAGACCTATCGCAACCTCGCCGATCTCCTCCTCCAACAAAACCGCATCATCGAAGCCCTCCAAGTCCTCGACCTCCTCAAAGTCCAAGAACTCGAAGACTACCTCAAAAACATCAAAGGTAGCGACAGATCCGCACAGGGAGTCAGACTATTAGCACCAGAACTATCTCTTAGCGATAAGCTGTTAGCTGTTAGCTTTGAGAATGCTCCAGAACTCAATCGACAACTCGCCAATCAAATCCAACAACTTCCCAAAACCGAAATCAACAAAGTTCCCGACTACCTCAACCAAATTCCACAGGGAACCGTATTACTCTATCCATTCATTTTAGGCGATCGCCTCGAAATCATCCTCTTTGCCCCCAACAATCTCCCCATCCGCCGCACCACCAAAATCTCCAAAGACCAACTAGAAACCTTAATTGTTGATTTTAGGACAGGACTCCTTGATCCTAGCTCCGAAGACTTCAGAGAGCCATCACTACAACTCTATAACCTCCTGATTAAACCCATTGAAGCCGAACTCGTTCAATTCAACGCCAAAACGATCCTCTATGCACCTGATGGACAGCTACGCTACATCCCCATCGCCGCACTCTATGACGGTAAACAATTGTTAGTTGAGAAATACCAGATTAGTAACCTCATCGCCTATACCCTCTCCGACTTTACACCACAACCTAAAAACGCACCCAACATCCTCGCAGGAGCCTTTGGTGGTAAAGCAGGCGATCGCAAATTTGGACAAACAGCCTTACCCGCAACCGTTAGAGAAGTCCAAGCGATCTCAAATTCATTTCAAAACTCAGTCACCCTCATCGAAGATCAATTTAGTCGCAAAGCCATTGAATCGAAGTTCAAAAACCATAATATTCTCCACCTAGCCACCCATGCCGAATTTAATGTTGGCTCTCCCGATCAGTCCTTCATCATCTTTGGTAACGGCGACAAAATCCGCCTCAATGAAATCACCGATTGGCAGATTCCCAATATCGATTTGATTATCTTGAGTGCCTGTCAGACGGGAGTAGGAAAACTCGGCAGTGGCGTAGAAATCTTAGGCTTTGGCTATCAAGTCCAAAAAGCAGGCGCAAAACAAGCGATCGCTTCTCTTTGGTCTGTCAATGATGATGGGACTCAAGCTTTGATGGCAGCTTTTTATCGGGAACTGCAAAAAGGCGATGTCACAGCGATTGAGGCTTTGCATAGAGCACAA from Pseudanabaena sp. Chao 1811 encodes the following:
- a CDS encoding tetratricopeptide repeat protein, with protein sequence MMPHRKKSSKLAHFFLLPFSLCLVGGVAMSEVVLAQTAEERKAEEDRVLKSCRDNLDAQKFQEALLACQGALEDFKKTDNLRGQGLSLNNIGVNYKALEQYQKAIDNFQQSLKIVREVKDQRIERLVVGNLANSYEKLGNYDKVIEYRLRGLEMVREVKDLNGEADSLYNLGNTYRDLKQYQKAIEYYQQSLVIVKQLGNKKAEQNVNFIIGISYILLEDAVKGREFLLTTQELAKKIGDRDTETKVTNLLNEISKHVSSSSNSRRKAEADRLLKQGIQQCQTGQCEAALQSWQQTLTIYQEIKNRQGEGKALGNLGVAYYSLGKYDKAIEFQLQSLEIAREIKDRQGEGASLGNLGNVYNALGNYDKAIKFQMQRLAIAREVKDRLGEGQSLGNLGNAYDSLGKYDKAIEFHLQSLAITREIKDLSGEGRALANLGNAYNLLSKYDKAIEFYLQSLAIARELKDRLGEGASLGNLGIAYSSLGKYDKAIEYHLQSLAIARELKDRLGEGASLGNLGIAYSSLGKYDKAIEYKLQRLEISREIKDRQGEGGALVNLANDYDSLGKYDKAIESYLQALAILREIKYRQGEGAALKGLGNTYQNLGKSDKAIKFHLQSLAIDREIKNRRGEGSSLGNLGNAYYSLSKYDKAIEYHLQHLAIAREIKDRRGEETALGNLGLAYQFLGKYDKAIDSQLQSLEIAREIKDRRGEGRSLSNLGIAYSSLGKYDKAIEFYLQSLEIKREIKDRQGEGISLGNLGIAYQFLGKYDKAIEYLDQVLTITREIKDRLAEGASLGNLGNAYYSLGKYDKAIEYQLQSLEITREIKDRNGEGKALNNLAEVYEKLNRDREAMISFRQALSIAREISDRSSEGLSLGNLGDISSKVKQPELAILFYKQSINVREAIRKDIRKLDKDIQQSYLATVEKTYRNLADLLLQQNRIIEALQVLDLLKVQELEDYLKNIKGSDRSAQGVRLLAPELSLSDKLLAVSFENAPELNRQLANQIQQLPKTEINKVPDYLNQIPQGTVLLYPFILGDRLEIILFAPNNLPIRRTTKISKDQLETLIVDFRTGLLDPSSEDFREPSLQLYNLLIKPIEAELVQFNAKTILYAPDGQLRYIPIAALYDGKQLLVEKYQISNLIAYTLSDFTPQPKNAPNILAGAFGGKAGDRKFGQTALPATVREVQAISNSFQNSVTLIEDQFSRKAIESKFKNHNILHLATHAEFNVGSPDQSFIIFGNGDKIRLNEITDWQIPNIDLIILSACQTGVGKLGSGVEILGFGYQVQKAGAKQAIASLWSVNDDGTQALMAAFYRELQKGDVTAIEALHRAQVTLIKSDKFNHPNYWSAFFAIGNGL